A single Thermoanaerobacterium sp. RBIITD DNA region contains:
- a CDS encoding nucleotidyl transferase AbiEii/AbiGii toxin family protein, which translates to MSKYKEWQTRHGEVISSYQIYLNSKTYDFILKGGTALLTCYGLDRFLEDIDLDGKNKSIEKFVANFCEKENPIPYLQTYS; encoded by the coding sequence ATTTCAAAATACAAAGAGTGGCAGACAAGACACGGTGAGGTTATCTCATCATACCAAATATATCTTAACAGCAAAACTTATGATTTTATCCTGAAGGGTGGTACAGCCTTGTTGACTTGTTACGGTTTAGATAGATTTTTAGAGGACATTGATTTAGACGGTAAGAATAAATCCATAGAAAAATTTGTTGCCAATTTTTGTGAAAAAGAGAATCCAATCCCTTATTTACAAACTTACAGTTGA
- the istB gene encoding IS21-like element helper ATPase IstB, which translates to MSNYTKLLNNLGELDDFDFEFQPSINKQEILDLKSLRFVENNENILFVGTPGVGKTHLATAIGIECAKHRYSTYFVHFQELMTQLKKALAENRLEIRLKHFSKYKVLIIDEVGYLPIDTDASNIFFQLISKRYEKHSTIITTNMPFSNWAEVFGSATLANAILDRLLHHSHVISIKGPSYRLKSKVEYFNSSSNAS; encoded by the coding sequence GTGAGTAACTATACCAAGCTATTAAACAATTTAGGAGAACTTGATGATTTTGATTTTGAATTTCAACCAAGCATAAACAAACAAGAAATTCTTGATTTAAAAAGTTTAAGATTTGTAGAAAATAACGAAAATATATTGTTTGTAGGTACTCCAGGTGTAGGCAAGACACATCTTGCCACCGCCATAGGGATAGAATGTGCAAAACACAGATATTCTACATATTTCGTTCATTTTCAAGAATTGATGACTCAATTAAAAAAGGCTTTAGCAGAAAACCGTTTAGAAATCCGATTAAAGCATTTTTCAAAATATAAGGTGTTAATAATAGACGAAGTAGGGTATTTACCAATAGACACAGATGCTTCAAATATATTTTTTCAGCTAATATCTAAAAGATATGAAAAACATAGTACAATTATTACAACTAATATGCCCTTTTCAAATTGGGCAGAAGTATTTGGATCAGCAACATTAGCCAATGCAATATTAGATAGATTACTTCATCATTCGCATGTTATATCAATAAAGGGACCTTCATATAGATTAAAATCAAAAGTTGAATATTTTAACAGTTCTTCGAATGCATCTTAG
- a CDS encoding AAA family ATPase produces MELKELITKSGLECENNYPLDVEFDVVVANYTYKKKVVSKYIFIYLNYSQYKKYIVDKEQYKKIIEEKCLEPIFFELEGDLSWNLYLVCVLLSEEYEKISSEELVEFEKNEKYARKLVINEMHFNKLIPVGKVITGDSTKEIVDPIDDWYKELNDNGMTFCLDTYSKYKIDVFLKGKNVESENNYDLTLISNEENKTHSLYKIKQLKMTEQFRPHCFGLNTELEFGDVNLLFGANGSGKTSILEAIELVMTGQIRKNNTGEIDNDIYYNDLKSDITLQMEGDETVHIPNDIRERKSRESRFYQNRQGTRQKEKLNKAFHQYNYYSFEDTFSFCFLGEQPNYSEEFSKIIYGESTKTIEKNWLTYKEKFEQEKASIESEINSLEDEVKLLEKIDSSSIQIRLESLYNLLSEVKLCFERVEDETNLYSVSNWLLQLNTKLAKIKMLLENFLSESGEIDSKKDINDSLDRITRNRSSLEEKFALIEKNIININSVINKLSDELQQAISDDVLINGVIEDTQNQVNTLNNYVLEIKDIEKCNLLLELEHKKVNLKQKISVLSYFKDTWGHLSNEQIIDKSLDDLEMLILEKSKRKDELGKEMKNICDKIKIEEAKKNSIDNIIIQVKALGMRYFNERSNSTRCPLCGTDFFTKEKFLEAIDKEIKMDDSYYKKLIEEKDAVDKELNKVNKEIEYYTTQQQYINNLYDAFKFIVENRLLENNTCPNNRCNDNMIQAVNEVLRLLDVNIQQLRKLEYDISSLELAGYNYDFIKSALDYINNMAGTKDSKLTLETITFAKNDLEEKLKENLTKKENLQHKIDNLKNLIKDEKRKINEEETNKQTLQKDLQLLDAYESKINILKEFADEIEENDICIENNTSITKVRNFIQTILDEVSMVTDKVNNTIKQKEDTEKLELLKQQIGLKKQQIEKCIHAIGVLNSLKLSSQYAEEFIRENICDISDLFISLHSPREFDKLALNEKGEIVGYRKINDVEVEVPIYLMSAGQRTAVVISIFFKLHISMRTVPKFILLDEPVSNIDDLNILGLLDFLREMAISNGTQIFFTTANYNVAKLFKRKFSFLRDKFYEFKFVRYGNTKSKIRRYTYNEFEDGKVKEVIIS; encoded by the coding sequence ATGGAATTAAAAGAGTTGATTACTAAAAGTGGATTAGAGTGTGAAAATAACTATCCCTTGGATGTAGAGTTTGATGTAGTTGTTGCAAATTATACATATAAAAAGAAAGTAGTTAGTAAATATATTTTTATTTACTTAAACTATTCTCAATACAAAAAGTATATTGTTGATAAAGAGCAGTATAAAAAAATTATTGAGGAAAAATGTCTTGAGCCAATATTTTTTGAATTAGAGGGTGATTTGAGTTGGAACCTATACCTTGTATGTGTGCTACTAAGCGAAGAATATGAGAAAATTTCATCAGAAGAGTTAGTTGAGTTTGAGAAAAATGAGAAATATGCCCGAAAGTTAGTAATTAATGAGATGCATTTTAATAAACTCATCCCTGTTGGCAAGGTTATCACAGGGGATAGTACTAAAGAGATTGTTGACCCCATTGATGATTGGTATAAAGAACTAAATGATAACGGAATGACTTTTTGTCTTGATACATATTCAAAGTATAAAATAGATGTTTTTTTAAAAGGCAAGAATGTTGAAAGTGAAAACAATTATGATTTAACTTTAATTAGTAATGAAGAAAATAAGACACATTCTTTATATAAAATTAAGCAGTTAAAAATGACTGAACAGTTTCGCCCACATTGTTTCGGTTTAAATACAGAACTTGAATTTGGAGATGTTAATTTACTTTTCGGTGCTAATGGAAGTGGAAAAACTTCTATACTTGAGGCAATAGAATTAGTAATGACAGGGCAAATAAGAAAAAACAACACAGGTGAAATAGATAATGATATTTACTACAACGATTTAAAGAGTGATATTACATTACAAATGGAAGGCGATGAAACAGTACATATCCCTAATGATATTAGAGAAAGAAAGTCAAGAGAGAGTCGCTTTTATCAAAATAGACAGGGAACAAGGCAAAAAGAAAAATTAAATAAGGCATTTCATCAATATAATTACTATTCGTTTGAGGATACGTTTTCATTTTGTTTCTTAGGGGAGCAGCCTAATTATAGTGAAGAATTTAGCAAAATAATTTATGGTGAAAGTACTAAAACAATAGAAAAAAATTGGTTAACTTATAAGGAAAAGTTTGAGCAGGAGAAAGCCTCTATTGAAAGTGAAATAAACAGTCTTGAAGATGAGGTTAAACTCTTAGAAAAAATTGATAGTAGTAGTATCCAGATTAGATTGGAATCACTTTATAATTTATTAAGCGAAGTTAAGTTATGTTTCGAAAGAGTAGAAGATGAAACAAATTTATATTCAGTATCAAATTGGTTGCTGCAACTTAATACTAAACTGGCTAAGATAAAAATGTTATTGGAAAATTTCTTGTCTGAAAGTGGAGAGATTGATTCAAAAAAGGATATAAATGATAGTCTTGATAGAATTACGAGAAATAGAAGCAGTTTAGAGGAAAAATTCGCTTTAATTGAAAAAAATATAATTAACATAAATAGTGTTATTAATAAACTATCTGATGAATTACAACAAGCCATAAGTGATGATGTTTTAATAAATGGAGTTATTGAGGATACACAAAATCAAGTAAACACGTTAAACAATTATGTATTAGAAATTAAGGATATTGAAAAATGTAATTTACTATTGGAGTTAGAACATAAAAAAGTTAATCTAAAGCAAAAAATCAGCGTATTAAGTTACTTTAAAGATACATGGGGACATCTTTCTAATGAGCAGATAATTGATAAAAGTCTTGATGATTTAGAAATGCTTATACTTGAAAAGTCAAAGAGAAAAGATGAGTTGGGAAAAGAAATGAAAAACATTTGTGATAAGATAAAAATTGAGGAAGCAAAAAAGAATAGTATAGATAATATAATTATCCAAGTAAAAGCATTAGGTATGAGATATTTTAACGAAAGAAGTAATAGCACAAGATGCCCATTATGTGGCACTGATTTTTTCACTAAAGAAAAGTTTCTAGAAGCAATAGACAAAGAAATAAAAATGGATGATTCTTACTATAAAAAATTAATTGAGGAAAAAGATGCTGTTGACAAGGAATTGAATAAAGTTAATAAAGAAATTGAATATTACACTACTCAACAACAATACATTAATAATCTATATGATGCCTTTAAATTTATTGTTGAGAACAGATTGTTGGAAAATAACACCTGCCCCAATAACAGATGTAATGACAACATGATACAGGCGGTTAATGAAGTATTAAGATTACTAGATGTAAATATACAACAATTAAGGAAGTTGGAATACGATATAAGCAGTTTAGAATTAGCAGGATATAATTACGACTTTATAAAGAGTGCCCTGGATTATATTAATAATATGGCAGGTACTAAAGATAGTAAACTGACTTTAGAGACAATTACTTTTGCAAAAAATGACCTGGAAGAAAAACTAAAAGAGAATCTGACTAAAAAAGAGAATTTACAACATAAAATAGATAATTTAAAAAATTTAATAAAAGATGAAAAAAGAAAGATTAACGAAGAGGAAACAAATAAGCAGACTTTACAAAAAGATTTGCAATTACTAGATGCATATGAATCCAAAATCAATATTTTAAAGGAGTTTGCTGATGAAATTGAAGAAAATGATATTTGTATTGAAAATAATACTTCTATAACAAAGGTTAGAAACTTTATACAGACAATATTAGATGAAGTTTCAATGGTTACTGATAAAGTTAACAATACTATTAAGCAAAAAGAAGATACCGAGAAATTAGAACTATTAAAGCAACAAATTGGGTTAAAGAAACAACAAATTGAAAAGTGTATACATGCAATCGGTGTTTTAAATAGTCTAAAACTATCTTCACAATATGCGGAAGAATTTATCAGGGAAAATATTTGTGACATAAGTGATTTATTTATAAGTCTACATTCACCGAGAGAGTTCGATAAACTTGCTTTGAATGAAAAAGGGGAAATTGTTGGATATAGAAAGATAAATGATGTTGAAGTTGAAGTGCCTATATATCTAATGAGCGCAGGACAGAGAACGGCAGTTGTAATATCTATCTTTTTTAAGTTGCATATAAGTATGAGAACCGTGCCTAAATTTATATTACTTGATGAACCTGTTTCAAATATTGATGATTTAAATATCCTTGGGCTATTGGATTTTTTAAGAGAAATGGCTATATCAAATGGAACTCAAATATTCTTCACTACTGCAAATTACAATGTGGCCAAATTGTTTAAGAGAAAGTTTAGTTTTCTAAGAGATAAATTCTATGAATTTAAATTTGTAAGATATGGTAATACAAAATCAAAAATACGAAGATATACCTATAATGAATTTGAAGATGGAAAAGTAAAAGAGGTTATTATTTCATAA
- a CDS encoding helix-turn-helix transcriptional regulator produces the protein MSMELLFENRKLIGKNILNIIKNNGYTKSSFSRLTNISRPTLDKLIKGEVDSLATFKTHIQKILESQDINEEQLLNYVPKYKPKKEPIFALSDNAPENHILKPKTREMFDILNDIVHLCELYYN, from the coding sequence ATGAGTATGGAATTATTATTCGAAAATAGAAAACTAATTGGCAAAAATATATTGAATATCATTAAAAACAATGGGTATACAAAGTCTTCCTTCTCAAGGCTTACTAATATTTCAAGGCCGACTTTAGATAAACTAATCAAAGGAGAAGTTGACAGCCTTGCCACCTTTAAAACCCATATACAAAAAATTTTAGAAAGCCAGGATATAAACGAAGAACAATTATTAAATTATGTTCCAAAATACAAGCCAAAGAAAGAACCTATATTTGCATTATCCGATAATGCTCCCGAGAATCATATACTAAAACCTAAGACACGAGAAATGTTTGATATTCTAAATGATATAGTTCATCTATGTGAACTTTATTATAATTAA
- a CDS encoding histidine phosphatase family protein: protein MTKVYFVRHAKPDFSIKDDLMRPLTEDAINDCKKVTEFLSDKNITKAFSSPYKRAIDTIRDFTESLNLEINVIDDFRERKIGNTWIEDFDKFAKEQWTNFDYKLPEGESLNEVQKRNIKALMHILKENADENIVIGSHGTALSTIINYFNKEFGYTEFERIKNLMPFIVCFTFDGQDIMNIEEFIME from the coding sequence ATGACAAAAGTATATTTTGTAAGACATGCTAAACCAGACTTTTCAATTAAAGATGATTTAATGCGGCCACTTACTGAAGATGCTATAAATGACTGTAAAAAGGTAACAGAATTTTTATCAGATAAAAATATTACGAAAGCATTTTCAAGTCCTTATAAAAGAGCCATCGACACAATAAGGGATTTTACAGAAAGTTTAAACTTAGAAATTAATGTCATTGACGATTTTAGAGAAAGAAAAATAGGTAATACATGGATAGAGGATTTTGATAAATTTGCAAAAGAGCAGTGGACTAATTTTGATTATAAATTACCTGAAGGAGAAAGTTTAAATGAGGTTCAAAAGAGAAATATAAAGGCTCTTATGCATATACTTAAAGAAAATGCAGACGAGAATATTGTTATAGGCTCCCATGGTACTGCTTTAAGTACAATAATAAACTATTTTAATAAAGAATTCGGTTATACTGAATTTGAAAGAATTAAGAATCTTATGCCTTTTATTGTCTGTTTTACTTTTGATGGTCAAGATATTATGAATATAGAAGAGTTTATTATGGAGTAA
- a CDS encoding GNAT family protein, whose protein sequence is MGNDSYFFQTERLIPRVYTKEDVDIIHPVISRREIAETTIMIPHPYPKETVYWWIDYIQKNIEKEEGFEFGIFSKSDPKTYIGNIGLIGISKQHNNAELAYFINPDLWNMGYATEACKWIIDFGFDKLGLERIYGRCMAKNIASKRVMEKSGLSYEGIAKHEVLKWNNYEDVCKYGIIRSEWENRKTDKSVVKY, encoded by the coding sequence ATGGGAAATGACAGTTATTTTTTTCAGACAGAAAGGTTGATTCCGAGAGTTTATACGAAAGAGGATGTTGATATAATCCATCCTGTTATAAGTAGAAGGGAAATTGCGGAGACGACAATTATGATTCCACACCCTTACCCTAAAGAAACTGTATACTGGTGGATAGATTATATCCAAAAAAATATTGAAAAAGAAGAAGGTTTTGAATTTGGTATATTTAGTAAATCTGACCCTAAAACATACATTGGCAATATAGGACTTATTGGTATATCAAAACAGCATAACAATGCTGAGTTAGCCTACTTTATTAATCCAGATTTATGGAACATGGGATATGCCACAGAAGCATGTAAATGGATAATCGACTTCGGATTTGATAAATTAGGATTAGAACGTATTTATGGAAGATGCATGGCAAAAAATATTGCTTCAAAAAGAGTAATGGAAAAGTCAGGTCTATCATATGAAGGTATTGCTAAACATGAGGTTTTAAAATGGAATAACTATGAAGATGTCTGCAAATATGGGATAATTCGTAGCGAGTGGGAAAACAGAAAAACGGATAAGTCAGTAGTTAAATATTAG
- a CDS encoding LysE family transporter has protein sequence MILWGIFISAFLIGFSGAMMPGPMLGVTIDGSLKKGWTAGPLTVLGHGILELILIVIMTFGLKDFFANPTVAGLIGLFGGAFLAWMGYEMIKSGINKSVFLENQRAGNSAGMRNLVLEGALVSATNPYFILWWASTGMESIRQSYTSGLIGVLFFFIGHILSDFVWYTAISTAFYRGKK, from the coding sequence ATGATTCTGTGGGGGATTTTCATTAGTGCATTTTTAATAGGTTTTTCAGGAGCAATGATGCCTGGGCCTATGTTGGGGGTTACAATTGACGGCAGCCTTAAAAAAGGGTGGACAGCAGGCCCTTTGACAGTATTAGGACATGGAATCCTGGAACTTATACTAATTGTTATCATGACATTCGGGCTTAAAGATTTCTTCGCTAATCCGACAGTTGCAGGACTTATCGGATTATTTGGCGGTGCTTTTCTTGCATGGATGGGGTATGAAATGATAAAGTCTGGTATAAATAAATCAGTTTTTCTGGAGAATCAAAGAGCAGGGAATAGTGCAGGTATGAGAAATCTTGTATTAGAAGGAGCACTTGTAAGCGCTACTAATCCATACTTCATTCTCTGGTGGGCGTCAACGGGGATGGAATCAATACGACAGTCTTATACTTCAGGGTTAATTGGTGTTTTGTTCTTTTTTATAGGACATATTTTATCGGACTTTGTATGGTATACAGCAATATCCACAGCATTTTACAGAGGCAAGAAATGA
- a CDS encoding DUF1848 family protein, with translation MNCTELALKEFLVTAKINTYAGDGVLCASLRLNSKDLHYNEGNLLYIDYYFGSADFIGEEVVFENQKPIWGMNYYGKMLIDEIPSGFSSPKSGYLSQYNLYFQFTITGYAKLLEPNVVDTNEAVKQMEQLARRYSPQQINWRFNPIILSIKGENEPIPDNFASARLKVFEALCRDISSFGVNRCTISFLCLYKKVEQRMKESKFTYLIPSQQQQIELVSQFVEIADKYGVTIYTCTSPIIEGVPGVKKGHCIDGAYLGALFGKRASHAKDAWQRKECGCTRSKDIGAYSGQSCGHGCLYCYAR, from the coding sequence ATGAACTGCACAGAATTGGCTTTAAAAGAATTTCTGGTCACAGCAAAGATAAATACATATGCTGGAGATGGAGTTCTTTGTGCATCTTTAAGGCTGAACTCAAAGGATTTACATTATAATGAAGGGAATTTACTATACATAGACTATTACTTCGGGAGCGCCGATTTCATTGGTGAAGAAGTGGTATTTGAAAATCAAAAGCCCATATGGGGAATGAATTACTATGGAAAGATGCTCATTGACGAAATTCCGTCAGGATTCAGTTCTCCAAAATCTGGATATTTGTCACAATATAATCTGTATTTCCAGTTTACAATCACAGGCTACGCCAAACTCCTGGAACCCAATGTTGTTGATACAAATGAGGCAGTCAAGCAGATGGAGCAACTGGCTCGAAGGTACTCACCGCAGCAAATTAATTGGAGATTTAACCCTATCATTCTTAGCATCAAGGGAGAGAACGAGCCGATACCAGATAACTTTGCAAGTGCAAGGCTAAAGGTGTTTGAGGCTTTATGCAGGGATATTTCTTCCTTTGGGGTCAATCGCTGTACCATAAGTTTTCTTTGCCTGTATAAAAAAGTAGAACAAAGAATGAAAGAATCGAAGTTTACTTATTTAATTCCTTCACAACAACAGCAGATTGAGTTAGTAAGCCAATTTGTGGAGATTGCTGATAAATATGGAGTTACTATTTATACATGCACCAGCCCCATCATTGAAGGAGTACCTGGGGTGAAGAAAGGCCATTGTATAGATGGGGCCTACCTTGGAGCATTGTTCGGTAAGAGAGCCTCCCATGCAAAAGATGCATGGCAAAGAAAAGAATGCGGATGTACCAGGTCAAAAGATATTGGAGCATATAGTGGACAGAGTTGCGGGCATGGGTGCCTTTATTGCTATGCGAGATAA
- a CDS encoding four helix bundle protein codes for MSQNLYIKDFKNLKVWQESAELASEIYKIIKKFPKFETHIIVSQLLRACTSICANIAEGNTQLYKSREYYHYNLALGSAGETCNFLAIALMNEYITKEEYDALELRLIEIIKMLYGCIKKLEPEPSNELKDPTMG; via the coding sequence ATGAGCCAAAATTTATACATAAAAGATTTCAAGAACCTGAAAGTATGGCAGGAATCAGCAGAATTAGCAAGTGAAATATACAAAATTATTAAGAAATTCCCTAAATTTGAAACCCATATAATTGTATCTCAACTTCTAAGGGCGTGTACTAGTATTTGTGCCAATATCGCAGAGGGCAACACACAATTATATAAAAGCAGAGAATACTACCACTACAATCTCGCACTTGGAAGTGCAGGGGAGACCTGTAACTTCCTTGCCATAGCCCTGATGAATGAATATATTACAAAAGAGGAATATGATGCCCTGGAACTAAGACTTATTGAAATTATCAAAATGCTGTATGGGTGTATCAAAAAACTGGAACCTGAGCCAAGTAACGAGTTAAAGGATCCTACTATGGGTTGA
- a CDS encoding stage III sporulation protein AH translates to MFIENNPEDKIYRDLIDLAFDICDEFILVVRRDMDISDNMNNVLEKLKPFLKEVKEQFEWPGTITLYEQPALVYYYSTDNNAKEILKQATNSLHEWLQPHLPEDLCFIKNSKPWLINTSHERLSYILTEDKEDIDRIIKIKGLKIKL, encoded by the coding sequence ATGTTTATAGAGAATAATCCTGAGGATAAGATTTATAGAGATTTAATTGATTTGGCTTTTGATATCTGTGATGAGTTCATTTTAGTAGTAAGACGTGATATGGATATATCAGACAATATGAATAATGTTCTCGAAAAATTAAAGCCATTTTTAAAAGAAGTAAAAGAACAGTTTGAATGGCCTGGAACAATAACTTTGTATGAACAACCAGCATTAGTATACTATTATAGTACCGATAACAACGCTAAAGAAATATTAAAGCAAGCAACAAATTCCTTGCATGAGTGGCTTCAACCTCACCTGCCAGAAGATTTATGTTTTATAAAAAATTCTAAGCCGTGGCTAATAAATACTTCACATGAAAGGTTAAGTTATATTTTAACAGAAGACAAAGAAGATATTGACCGAATTATAAAAATCAAAGGGTTAAAAATAAAATTATAG
- a CDS encoding class I SAM-dependent methyltransferase has product MYNPEQIKNFYNNYGMREWERFNLTAYDRINYLLHMHFLQGHIGKGKKVLDAGCGAGRFSIAIAQSGSEVTLLDISDEQINIARNKILESALSGRVSNFIVGDLCEMSMIEDETFDTTVCYGVALNYLFDNLSKGVSELVRVTKRGGTILISVNSKWGVIHSLLGKENFDILDFFGRPDYWYIDKVVDTGDLPQHPGVSHPPRHFFDAEELMGVLQKAGLKDIALGSSPCLTAGFSSKVELLEKDDKAWETIIRLEEKSHCLPTMLDYGEFLLAKGVREYLI; this is encoded by the coding sequence ATGTACAACCCAGAACAAATCAAGAATTTTTATAACAATTATGGGATGCGGGAGTGGGAGAGATTTAATTTAACCGCATACGATAGAATCAACTATCTTCTGCATATGCACTTTCTTCAAGGACATATTGGTAAAGGTAAAAAAGTTCTTGATGCTGGTTGTGGAGCAGGAAGGTTTAGCATAGCAATTGCCCAGTCTGGAAGTGAAGTTACTTTGTTAGATATTTCTGATGAACAAATAAATATCGCAAGGAACAAGATTTTAGAAAGTGCATTATCAGGTAGAGTTTCTAATTTTATAGTTGGTGATTTGTGTGAAATGTCTATGATAGAAGATGAAACTTTTGATACAACTGTATGTTACGGGGTTGCACTGAACTACCTTTTTGATAATTTAAGTAAAGGCGTGAGCGAACTTGTTAGAGTCACAAAAAGAGGTGGGACAATACTCATTAGTGTAAATAGTAAATGGGGAGTTATTCATTCTTTACTCGGAAAAGAGAACTTTGATATCTTAGATTTTTTTGGACGGCCTGATTATTGGTATATTGATAAAGTTGTGGATACAGGTGATTTACCTCAGCACCCTGGTGTTTCCCATCCACCAAGGCATTTTTTCGATGCAGAGGAACTCATGGGAGTATTACAGAAAGCAGGGCTGAAAGATATTGCGTTGGGGAGCAGTCCATGCCTGACAGCGGGATTCAGTTCCAAGGTTGAATTGCTTGAGAAAGATGATAAAGCATGGGAAACAATTATTCGATTGGAAGAGAAATCGCATTGCCTCCCTACAATGTTAGACTACGGAGAGTTTCTACTGGCTAAAGGTGTAAGAGAATATTTGATTTGA
- the istA gene encoding IS21 family transposase, with product MKNLLGQISILKAMEIKPNFSELAREYGVDRRTVKKYYEGYEGKPKTRNKQSKLDKYYDEIKAKLEIKGVTVKGVYEYFVSKNYDIGTYSNFNKYVKRKGLKPAKKVSGHPRFETPAEKQAQVDWKEEIKLVSKYGEEFIFNVFNYKLGYSRYCYFEYRKAKTQQDVIECLINAFKATGGVPDEILFDNMKTIVDITNEGRKINNKIKAFANDFDFKIRLCKPRHSYTKGNVESSNKFIDWLLPYNGEFENEEDLIKIIGEINKKVNQSTNQSTGIQPIILFQKEKEYLSPLPSNDIIESYMNFEQKATVHKDSMIYYKYSRYSINKTVTLKTVENELHVYFNTDLISVHILSDKKINYHESHYRELIENLIKSKEDIEQICTNNLNELDKLLHR from the coding sequence ATGAAAAATCTATTAGGTCAAATTAGCATATTAAAGGCTATGGAGATAAAACCTAATTTTTCAGAGCTAGCAAGGGAATATGGAGTAGATAGAAGAACTGTTAAAAAGTATTATGAAGGATATGAAGGCAAACCAAAAACAAGAAACAAACAAAGCAAATTAGACAAATACTACGATGAAATAAAAGCAAAACTTGAAATAAAGGGGGTTACGGTAAAGGGAGTATATGAATACTTTGTTTCTAAAAATTATGATATTGGAACATATTCTAATTTCAACAAATATGTAAAGCGAAAAGGCTTGAAACCTGCTAAAAAAGTAAGTGGTCATCCACGATTTGAAACTCCTGCGGAAAAGCAAGCACAGGTAGATTGGAAAGAAGAGATAAAATTAGTTTCTAAATATGGAGAAGAATTCATTTTTAATGTTTTTAACTATAAGCTTGGATATTCAAGATATTGCTACTTTGAATATAGGAAAGCAAAAACACAACAAGATGTAATTGAATGCTTGATAAACGCTTTTAAAGCTACAGGAGGCGTTCCAGATGAAATACTTTTTGACAATATGAAAACAATAGTTGATATAACAAACGAGGGGAGGAAGATAAATAATAAAATAAAAGCATTTGCAAATGATTTTGACTTTAAGATACGCTTATGTAAGCCAAGACACTCATATACCAAAGGAAATGTGGAATCATCTAATAAATTTATTGACTGGCTACTGCCATACAATGGTGAATTTGAGAATGAAGAAGATTTAATAAAGATAATTGGTGAAATAAACAAAAAAGTTAATCAATCTACAAATCAGTCAACAGGGATACAACCGATAATATTATTCCAAAAAGAAAAGGAGTATCTATCTCCTCTGCCAAGTAACGATATCATAGAAAGTTATATGAACTTCGAACAAAAAGCAACTGTCCATAAAGATTCTATGATATATTACAAATATAGTAGATACTCAATAAATAAAACTGTAACTCTTAAAACAGTAGAAAATGAATTACATGTATATTTTAACACAGACTTGATATCTGTCCATATATTAAGTGATAAAAAGATAAATTATCACGAATCTCATTATAGAGAGCTAATAGAAAATCTTATCAAAAGCAAGGAGGATATTGAACAAATATGCACAAATAATCTTAACGAATTGGATAAATTATTGCATAGGTAG
- a CDS encoding zinc ribbon domain-containing protein gives MEKQFECLRCKEQMKYLKEYRFDSQDNNRGILGALFDVEEHLTFDVYVCPKCRHTEFFFTGAREGFDEWNDW, from the coding sequence ATGGAAAAGCAGTTTGAATGTTTAAGGTGTAAAGAGCAAATGAAGTATCTAAAAGAATACCGTTTTGATTCCCAAGATAATAATAGAGGAATATTGGGAGCCTTATTTGATGTTGAAGAGCATTTGACTTTTGACGTATATGTCTGCCCTAAATGCAGGCATACAGAGTTTTTCTTTACAGGAGCAAGGGAAGGGTTTGACGAATGGAATGACTGGTAG